The following are encoded together in the Anopheles nili chromosome 3, idAnoNiliSN_F5_01, whole genome shotgun sequence genome:
- the LOC128724835 gene encoding elongation of very long chain fatty acids protein 7-like: MIKSEVLLTMDDYMREPSISSLIAHWFRSIVDLIADPRAKHLPFMDNPLPTLGMIIIYLLWVLLIGPMYMRDRKPMDLRRVIIFYNLFQVLLSGYMFYEHLMAGWLRGYSFTCQTVDYTDSPLSRRMFNLCYVYYLSKLSEFADTVFFVLRKKQSQITDLHVYHHSLTPIEAWILTKFIAGGNATLPNVINNFVHVLMYFYYMLSAMGPRYQKYLWWKKYMTEVQIIQFIICIAHCINALVTGCPFPRFISTLLLINATIFLALFMNFYIESYKRKPKGKVTTDAAPIPMPPKAIEQSGVQELPADLLPVVALKDETPVPAPDGTLPEDINNNLSRTVLELEKLPAGDASIDAALNLCTESTELSASECTEAATDATQQQQQHIEHGHSGGLRHRIVGVEQLAEESRTGSGQPVELASG; this comes from the exons ATGATCAAATCGGAGGTGTTGCTGACGATGGACGACTACATGCGAGAACCCTCCATCTCGTCGCTTATCGCGCACTGGTTTCGCTCGATAGTGGACCTGATCGCCG ATCCACGAGCGAAACATCTTCCCTTCATGGACAATCCACTGCCGACGCTCGGAATGATCATCATCTACCTCTTATGGGTTCTCCTGATCGGTCCGATGTACATGCGCGACCGGAAGCCGATGGACTTGCGACGAGTGATCATCTTCTACAACCTGTTCCAGGTGCTGCTGAGCGGTTACATGTTCTACGAG CATCTGATGGCCGGTTGGTTGCGAGGCTACAGCTTCACGTGCCAAACAGTGGACTACACCGACAGTCCCCTTTCGCGAAGG ATGTTCAACCTCTGCTACGTGTACTATCTCTCGAAGCTGTCCGAATTTGCCGACACGGTGTTCTTCGTGCTACGCAAGAAGCAGTCGCAAATTACCGATCTGCACGTGTACCATCACTCGTTGACGCCAATCGAGGCGTGGATTCTAACGAAATTCATTGCCG GTGGTAACGCGACGCTGCCGAACGTGATTAACAACTTCGTGCATGTGCTAATGTACTTCTACTACATGCTGTCGGCGATGGGACCCCGCTACCAGAAGTACCTCTGGTGGAAGAAGTACATGACTGAGGTGCAAATC ATACAATTCATCATCTGCATCGCGCACTGCATCAACGCCCTCGTGACCGGATGTCCGTTCCCGCGCTTCATCTCGACGCTGCTGCTCATCAACGCCACCATCTTTCTCGCTCTGTTCATGAACTTCTACATCGAGAGCTACAAGCGCAAACCGAAGGGTAAGGTCACAACCGATGCGGCACCCATCCCGATGCCACCGAAGGCAATCGAGCAATCCGGCGTGCAGGAACTGCCAGCTGACCTGCTCCCGGTGGTCGCACTCAAGGACGAAACACCGGTACCCGCACCCGACGGCACCCTGCCCGAGGACATTAACAATAACCTCAGCCGGACGGTGCTAGAGCTCGAGAAGCTCCCGGCTGGGGATGCGTCGATCGATGCGGCTCTAAATCTTTGCACGGAATCCACGGAACTTTCTGCGAGCGAGTGCACCGAGGCTGCCACGGATGCtacgcaacaacagcagcaacacattGAGCAcggacactctggcgggctgCGGCATCGGATAGTGGGTGTGGAGCAGCTGGCAGAAGAATCGCGGACGGGGTCCGGGCAACCCGTGGAGCTGGCCAGCGGATGA
- the LOC128727265 gene encoding RING finger protein nhl-1, which produces MEQFEQLLTCCVCLDRYRNPKLLPCQHSFCMEPCMDGLIDYVKRQVKCPECRAEHRIPYQGVQGFPTNVTLQRFLELHIEITGELPDPTSGQIMERCNVCSEKAYCAMCVHCDKKICGDCKGAHMDILRREISRINNQIRRGLHRLKEVLAVVEKNASNLQNNCTSVSEEIDEIYRRLQKALKDRTDHLRHEMDKYVSTELKNVVALKENLEQEIANIQSNADLAEKYMNDTVEWDDCELMDAKEIFLRTVDFIRNFDCETMDYSRKVRFIMNIDPGKLIAEVSSYGDLNLPNHGGPGAATSQSQGLLQAPPGPGLMRSKSDHRLAAQFRQQQESQPWNADEEPLLGGRRFGERPPQKPQPPVERDRYGAGESRYGRGATDYDYDDDSTTSGRAGKGRFRSRFARSHQLDNDSDGESKPATKSAAELERERNKVSSTEDCAKGPLSGIFRLMDSPRVMKRLQDQEKGKKKAPVAATTATPTPAKPSPLGVKPKAPAAGRQLSEDDEIARIKRQNKGASGSSAGAATGVVPPSSQAPEPERPTADRVSALKVTRTATPTSAASDDSDSPASPGARRSSPHVEAESDQDDSEANRRSSRQTTGAKKPAARSASSESNSSSESSSASPVPSPATEVKPKTILKNANESSVQRNGTASPTTTTAEAVKKPFQSRFLPQPQATAPAAAEKKDESESSSEEETSSEEDSEEEEEEEEEKPVVAAVKPASPVSVTPTASSTAASASRSPSSPLFGRVSRQDSSESTRKTSRDEPRTTSGYSSPTSYRSHANHYERDESPKYGSTGSGSSALRSRTTSHAAEPEDNKYGSSGSGYTSRFLNKSKSTAVVAPDDDATDDSDSRHGAGGRSRFSALQDRRTRLARSRSSHNFGNDDEEDEPVSPTTNSPSAYLAARYGASSSLASQPADLSRSRSTHALKSREPSPERSSATSGGDKDGAALSSWARYLKNKYGNRSTKDGKDSPGSSSLSSGVGSSSLTSPSASSASTSSASASAAARRLSLGLPLRQTDLLSSDDDSKNGLGSPTSPTAAAAAAGIPGAAGMSPRTQYLQKRRQLFQIGGRGSEPGSFTWPRGIAVGPDNSIVVADSSNHRVQVFDSNGIFASEFGQYGNGDGEFDCLAGVAVNRIGQFIIADRYNHRIQVLDPAGRFLRSFGSQGTTDGKFNYPWGITTDALGFIYVCDKENHRIQVFQSDGSFIGKFGSCGKEKGQLEHPHYIAVSNTNRVIVSDSNNHRVQIFDVNGRVLTTFGGEGSEEGQFKFPRGVAVDDQGYICVADSGNNRIQIFHPDGSFLRAFGSWGSGDAEFKGLEGVAIMSNGNILVCDRENHRVQVF; this is translated from the exons ATGGAGCAGTTTGAGCAACTACTGACGTGTTGCGTGTGTCTCGATCGATACCGCAACCCGAAGCTGCTGCCATGTCAGCATTCATTCTGCATGGAGCCGTGCATGGACGGCCTGATCGACTACGTCAAGCGACAG GTCAAGTGTCCAGAATGCCGTGCCGAACATCGGATACCGTACCAGGGTGTGCAGGGTTTCCCGACCAACGTCACCCTGCAGCGGTTCCTCGAGCTGCACATCGAGATCACAGGCGAGCTACCCGATCCCACGTCCG gcCAAATAATGGAGCGGTGCAACGTGTGCTCGGAGAAGGCGTACTGTGCGATGTGTGTGCACTGCGACAAGAAGATCTGTGGCGACTGCAAGGGCGCCCACATGGATATCCTGCGGCGTGAGATCAGCCGCATCAACAACCAGATCCGGCGCGGATTGCACCGCCTGAAggaggtccttgcggtggTCGAAAAGAACGCTTCGAACCTGCAGAACAACTGCACGAGCGTGTCGGAGGAGATCGACGAGATCTACCGGCGGTTGCAGAAGGCACTCAAAGACCGCACCGATCACCTGCGCCACGAGATGGACAAGTACGTGTCGACCGAGCTGAAGAACGTGGTCGCACTGAAGGAGAACCTCGAGCAGGAGATCGCCAACATCCAGAGCAACGCGGACCTGGCGGAGAAGTACATGAACGACACGGTCGAGTGGGACGACTGCGAGCTGATGGACGCGAAGGAGATCTTCCTGCGCACGGTCGACTTCATCCGGAACTTTGACTGCGAAACGATGGACTACAGCCGCAAGGTGCGCTTCATCATGAACATCGACCCGGGCAAGCTGATCGCGGAGGTTTCGTCGTACGGTGATCTAAACCTCCcgaaccacggtggtcccggagcggccacaagccagagCCAGGGTTTGCTGCAGGCACCACCTGGGCCGGGTTTGATGCGCTCCAAGAGTGACCACCGGCTAGCGGCCCAGTTccgccagcagcaggagtCCCAACCGTGGAATGCCGACGAGGAACCGCTGCTCGGTGGGCGTCGATTCGGTGAACGGCCACCACAGAAACCTCAGCCACCGGTCGAACGCGATCGATATGGTGCTGGTGAGTCACGCTATGGTCGTGGCGCAACCGATTACGATTACGACGATGACTCGACGACGTCGGGTCGCGCCGGTAAAGGCCGCTTCCGGTCACGTTTCGCTCGATCCCACCAACTCGACAACGACTCCGATGGGGAGTCAAAACCGGCCACCAAATCGGCGGCTGAGCTCGAGCGCGAACGTAACAAAGTTTCAAGCACGGAGGACTGCGCCAAAGGCCCTCTCAGTGGCATCTTCCGTCTGATGGACTCACCGCGTGTCATGAAACGTCTGCAGGATCAGGAGAAGggcaaaaagaaggcaccggTGGCGGCCACCACCGCTACACCCACCCCAGCCAAGCCCTCGCCGTTGGGTGTGAAACCAAAGGCTCCAGCAGCCGGCCGTCAGCTTTCCGAGGACGACGAGATCGCGAGGATCAAGCGCCAGAATAAGGGTGCGTCTGGATCGAGTGCTGGAGCTGCCACGGGTGTGGTTCCCCCTTCATCGCAGGCTCCCGAACCGGAGCGACCCACCGCTGATCGTGTGTCCGCTCTCAAGGTGACCCGTACGGCCACACCCACTTCGGCCGCGAGCGATGACAGTGACAGCCCGGCGTCACCTGGCGCACGCCGCTCATCGCCCCACGTCGAG GCCGAAAGTGATCAGGACGATTCGGAAGCGAACCGACGCAGCTCGCGTCAAACCACCGGTGCCAAAAAGCCGGCGGCTCGATCCGCGAGTAGCGAATCAAACTCGTCCAGCGAAAGCTCGAGCGCCTCACCGGTACCATCGCCGGCAACGGAGGTGAAACCCAAGACGATCCTTAAAAACGCGAACGAATCGTCGGTGCAGCGAAATGGAACGGCCAGTCCCACGACCACCACTGCCGAGGCTGTGAAGAAACCGTTCCAGAGTCGCTTCCTGCCGCAACCGCAGGCCACAGCACCGGCGGCCGCtgagaaaaaggacgaatcgGAAAGCAGCTCCGAGGAGGAAACTTCTTCCGAGGAGGACTccgaggaggaagaggaagaagaagaggagaaACCAGTGGTGGCAGCGGTGAAACCGGCCAGTCCGGTCAGTGTCACTCCGACGGCCAGCTCAACGGCGGCTTCGGCTTCACGTTCCCCGAGCAGTCCGCTGTTTGGGCGCGTGTCGCGTCAGGACTCGTCCGAAAGCACGCGCAAGACTTCGCGTGATGAGCCACGCACAACGAGCGGATACTCGAGTCCAACGAGCTACCGAAGCCACGCGAACCATTACGAGCGGGATGAGAGCCCAAAGTACGGTTCAACTGGTTCCGGTTCGTCAGCGTTGCGATCGCGAACCACGAGCCACGCGGCTGAGCCCGAGGACAACAAATACGGCAGTTCCGGTTCGGG GTACACGAGCCGGTTCCTGAACAAAAGCAAGAGCACGGCAGTCGTGGCCCCGGATGATGATGCGACGGATGATTCGGACAGCCGGCATGGTGCCGGTGGACGCAGTCGGTTTAGCGCTTTGCAGGATCGACGTACGCGTCTGGCTCGCAGTCGTTCCTCGCACAACTTTGGCAACGATGACGAGGAAGACGAACCCGTCTCACCAACCACCAACTCGCCGTCAGCCTATCTGGCGGCTAG ATACGGTGCGTCCTCATCGCTCGCCTCACAACCAGCCGATCTGTCACGCAGTCGTTCAACACACGCGCTGAAATCACGCGAGCCCTCACCCGAACGCTCGAGTGCGACTTCCGGTGGCGATAAGGATGGTGCCGCGCTCAGTTCGTGGGCGCGCTACCTCAAGAACAAGTACGGCAACCGATCGACGAAGGACGGGAAGGACTCACCCGGCTCCAGTAGCCTCTCGTCGGGCGTTGGGTCGTCCTCGCTGACGTCACCATCCGCATCCTCAGCGAGCACGTCGAGTGCGTCGGCTTCGGCCGCCGCTCGGCGGCTCAGCCTCGGGCTGCCCTTGCGGCAGACGGATCTGCTTAGCTCGGATGACGATTCAAAAAACGGGCTAGGCTCCCCTACCTCTCCTacggcagcagcggcagcagccgGTATACCCGGGGCAGCAGGTATGTCCCCTAGGACACAGTACCTGCAGAAGCGCCGGCAGCTGTTCCAGATAGGAGGTCGGGGGAGCGAACCAGGTTCCTTCACGTGGCCGCGCGGTATCGCCGTCGGCCCGGATAACAGCATCGTCGTGGCGGACTCGTCCAACCACCGCGTGCAGGTGTTCGACTCGAACGGCATCTTTGCCAGCGAGTTCGGCCAGTACGGTAACGGGGACGGCGAGTTCGATTGTTTGGCCGGTGTAGCGGTCAACCGGATCGGCCAGTTCATCATTGCCGACAG ATACAACCACCGGATTCAGGTGCTCGACCCGGCCGGTCGCTTTCTGCGATCGTTCGGCTCGCAGGGTACCACCGATGGGAAATTCAACTATCCCTGGGGCATCACCACGGATGCGCTCGGGTTCATCTACGTGTGCGATAAGGAAAATCACAGAATTCAG GTATTCCAATCCGATGGATCGTTTATTGGCAAGTTTGGCAGCTGCGGCAAGGAAAAGGGCCAGCTCGAGCACCCGCACTACATCGCCGTCTCCAACACGAACCGCGTCATCGTGTCCGACTCGAACAACCACCGTGTGCAG ATTTTTGACGTCAACGGTCGCGTCCTGACGACGTTTGGGGGCGAAGGCTCCGAGGAAGGTCAATTTAAATTCCCCAG GGGCGTAGCGGTGGATGACCAGGGCTACATCTGCGTGGCCGATTCAGGCAACAACCGCATCCAGATCTTCCACCCGGATGGCAGCTTCCTGCGTGCGTTCGGTTCCTGGGGCTCCGGAGATGCCGAGTTCAAGGGGCTCGAAGGGGTCGCCATCATGTCGAACGGCAACATCCTGGTGTGCGATCGCGAAAATCATCGCGTGCAGGTCTTTTGA